The nucleotide sequence CCGCCCGCACCTCGGCCTGCAGCGCGGCGTCGGTCCAGTTCACTTGCTTCGTTTCGACAGGCATGTCCAGTCTCCCCCTATGCCCGGGCCAGGGCGGGCGCGGCGGCCTTGCGGGGCCGGGCCTGCTCGAGGAGGTGCCGCAGCACGTCTGCGGGGCTCTCGAAGCGGTTCAGCAGGATCATCGCGCACATGACGTAGAGCTTGTGCGAGGCCTCGTGGTACGTGGGGTTGCGGTAGCGATCGAACACGCTCGCCGCGACCTCGCCCTCCTTGCAGCTCACGCCCGTGATGTCGGCGGGCAGGCAGTGCATGTACAGGGCCTGGCCGCCACGCGTCAGCTTCATCAGGTCCTCGGTGCACTCCCAGTCCTTGTACCGGGCGTTCTCGGCCAATCCTTCCTTTTCGACTTCGTCCACCCTGGACCCCTGGCCGGCCTTGAGCAGGTCGGTGCGGCGCTGCATGAGCGACAGCGGCGCCCAGCTCTTGGGATACACGATGTCGGCATCCTTGAATGCCTCGCTCATGCTCCGGACCTGCGTGAACGAGCCGCCGGACTCGCGGGCGTGCCGCTCGGAGGCCTCGAGGCATTCGGGCATCAGGTCGTAGCCCTCGGGGTGGGCCAGCACTACGTCCATGCCGAAGCGCGTCATCAGCGTGATGATGCCCTGCGGCACCGAAAGCGGCTTGCCGTAGGAAGGCGAGTACGCCCAGGTCATGGCGACCTTCTTGCCGCGCAGGGCCTCCAGGGAGCCGAAGGTCTTCTGGAGGTGCGCCAGATCGGCCATCGACTGGGTCGGGTGGTCGCGATCGCATTGCAGGTTGAGGACGGCCGGCCGTTGCGGCAGCACGCCGTCGCGGTAGCCGAGATCCACCGATTCGGAGACCTCCTTCATGTACTCGTGGCCGTAGCCCACGAACATGTCGTCGCGGATGCCGATGACCTCGGTGGTGAACGAGATCATGTTGGCGGTCTCCCGAACGGTCTCGCCGTGGGCGATCTGGCTCTTGGACTCGTCGAGATCCTGCGGGGTCAGGCCCAGCAGGCTCGCCGCACTGGCAAACGAGAAGCGCGTGCGCGTGGACTTGTCGCGGAAATTGGACACCGCGAGGCCCGTCTCGAACACCCGGGTCGAGATGCCGGCCCGGTACAGTTCCTCGAAGGTTTCCGCGGCGAGCAGCACGGCGCGCAGATCGGCGTCGGACTGCCGCCAGGTGAGCAGGAAATCCTTCTGGAACAGATCGGTGCGCAAGGGCGCGATCTGGTCGATGAGCTTGGCGATTGCCGCCTTGTCCATGTGTCTTCCTCCGTAGGCGCG is from Candidatus Tanganyikabacteria bacterium and encodes:
- the ygeW gene encoding knotted carbamoyltransferase YgeW, whose product is MDKAAIAKLIDQIAPLRTDLFQKDFLLTWRQSDADLRAVLLAAETFEELYRAGISTRVFETGLAVSNFRDKSTRTRFSFASAASLLGLTPQDLDESKSQIAHGETVRETANMISFTTEVIGIRDDMFVGYGHEYMKEVSESVDLGYRDGVLPQRPAVLNLQCDRDHPTQSMADLAHLQKTFGSLEALRGKKVAMTWAYSPSYGKPLSVPQGIITLMTRFGMDVVLAHPEGYDLMPECLEASERHARESGGSFTQVRSMSEAFKDADIVYPKSWAPLSLMQRRTDLLKAGQGSRVDEVEKEGLAENARYKDWECTEDLMKLTRGGQALYMHCLPADITGVSCKEGEVAASVFDRYRNPTYHEASHKLYVMCAMILLNRFESPADVLRHLLEQARPRKAAAPALARA